One part of the Corynebacterium aurimucosum ATCC 700975 genome encodes these proteins:
- a CDS encoding HigA family addiction module antitoxin gives MTTTNKPPPVHPGEILMEDFLKEMGITQHKLAVSIGVPPRRINEIVHGKRAITADTALRLAKYFGISPQFWLGLQTHYDLDVAEDKILAELDDIAPLQAASA, from the coding sequence TTGACTACCACTAACAAGCCCCCCCCAGTGCACCCAGGCGAAATCCTAATGGAGGATTTTCTCAAGGAAATGGGGATCACCCAGCACAAACTCGCTGTTTCGATAGGGGTCCCGCCTCGACGTATTAACGAAATCGTCCACGGAAAGCGGGCTATTACCGCCGATACGGCTCTCCGTTTGGCTAAATATTTTGGAATATCCCCACAGTTCTGGCTGGGGCTGCAGACCCACTACGACTTGGATGTCGCGGAAGACAAAATTCTCGCTGAGTTGGACGATATTGCGCCGCTTCAGGCAGCGTCGGCTTAA
- a CDS encoding ABC-F family ATP-binding cassette domain-containing protein — protein MANLINLENVTKSFGLKTLLDGVSLGVQTGDRIGIVGVNGGGKTTLLEVLTGIESPDSGRVSHNSDLRMAVVTQRFELEESLTIAQVIIEPLGLETFEWASNAKVRDVLGGLGIVDLGLDTPVGSLSGGERRRVNLAAALVQDLDIVVLDEPTNHLDVEGVQWLASHLLLRKLAIVVVTHDRWFLDTVATTTWEVHDGVVDAYEGGYNDWTFARAERARQADAIEQRRQNLARKELAWLRRGAPARTSKPRYRIEAAEALIADVPAPRDKVELMAFSKQRQGRVVIELEDAKVTTPDGRTLVDHLTWRLAPGERIGLVGVNGSGKTTLLRALAGEVELAAGKRIEGKTVRLGWLRQELDDLDPQRRLLDAVEDVATYVHLGKKELSASQLAERLGFSAKRQRTPVGDLSGGERRRLQLTRVLMAEPNVLLLDEPTNDLDIDTLQELESLLDSWPGTLVVISHDRYLIERIADNTYALFGDGKLTNLPGGIEEYLRRRQEMEAATARGVLDLGEASKDADEKSTEAAPAKRLSSQEERELTKKMNALERKMSKLDDKTAKLNEKMAHAAEKMSSGEGDSGELAKLDSELKAVAAEREELEMEWLELGEKLEG, from the coding sequence ATGGCGAACCTCATTAACCTGGAAAACGTAACCAAGTCTTTCGGCCTCAAGACCCTGCTGGACGGGGTCTCCCTCGGCGTTCAAACCGGTGATCGCATCGGCATCGTCGGCGTCAACGGCGGCGGCAAAACCACGCTGCTGGAAGTTCTCACCGGCATCGAATCCCCGGACTCGGGCCGTGTATCTCACAATTCGGATTTGCGCATGGCAGTGGTGACCCAGCGCTTTGAGCTGGAGGAGTCTCTCACCATCGCCCAGGTCATCATCGAACCACTGGGCTTGGAAACCTTCGAGTGGGCGTCTAATGCCAAGGTGCGCGATGTCCTCGGCGGCCTCGGCATCGTTGACCTAGGGCTAGACACCCCTGTGGGCTCGCTCTCCGGTGGTGAGCGCCGCCGCGTGAACTTGGCTGCCGCACTCGTTCAAGACCTCGACATCGTGGTGCTCGATGAGCCGACCAACCACCTTGACGTCGAAGGCGTGCAGTGGCTAGCCAGCCACCTGCTTTTGCGCAAGCTGGCGATCGTCGTCGTCACGCACGACCGCTGGTTCCTCGACACCGTTGCCACCACGACCTGGGAGGTGCACGATGGCGTCGTCGATGCCTACGAGGGTGGCTATAACGACTGGACTTTTGCCCGTGCCGAGCGTGCACGTCAGGCCGATGCCATCGAGCAGCGCCGGCAGAACCTAGCGCGGAAGGAGCTGGCATGGCTGCGCCGCGGGGCGCCTGCCCGTACCTCGAAGCCGCGTTACCGCATCGAGGCGGCCGAGGCGCTCATCGCGGATGTTCCTGCGCCGCGCGACAAAGTTGAGCTCATGGCCTTCTCTAAGCAGCGCCAGGGGCGAGTCGTCATCGAGCTTGAGGATGCAAAGGTAACGACACCCGATGGGCGCACACTGGTGGATCACCTCACCTGGCGGTTGGCGCCGGGCGAGCGCATCGGCCTCGTCGGCGTTAACGGTTCGGGCAAGACCACGCTGCTGCGCGCCCTTGCCGGGGAAGTAGAGCTTGCCGCTGGCAAGCGCATCGAGGGCAAGACCGTGCGCCTGGGCTGGCTGCGCCAAGAACTCGATGACCTGGATCCACAGCGCCGGCTTCTCGACGCAGTGGAAGACGTTGCCACCTACGTCCACCTGGGAAAGAAGGAGCTTTCTGCCTCCCAGCTAGCGGAGCGCCTGGGCTTTTCCGCCAAGCGCCAGCGCACGCCGGTCGGCGATCTCTCCGGTGGTGAGCGCCGCCGCCTACAGCTGACCCGCGTGCTCATGGCGGAGCCAAACGTGCTGCTTCTCGACGAACCCACGAACGACCTCGACATCGATACCCTCCAGGAACTGGAGTCTCTGCTGGATTCCTGGCCCGGCACCCTGGTGGTCATTTCCCACGACCGCTACCTTATCGAGCGCATCGCGGACAACACCTACGCGCTGTTTGGGGATGGCAAGCTCACCAACCTGCCGGGTGGAATCGAGGAATACCTGCGCCGCCGCCAGGAGATGGAAGCCGCCACTGCCCGCGGCGTTCTCGATTTAGGAGAAGCCTCCAAGGACGCCGACGAGAAGAGCACGGAAGCCGCCCCGGCCAAGCGTTTGAGCTCCCAGGAGGAGCGCGAGCTGACCAAGAAGATGAATGCATTGGAGCGCAAGATGAGCAAGCTCGACGACAAGACTGCGAAGCTGAATGAAAAGATGGCACACGCCGCGGAGAAGATGTCTTCTGGTGAGGGGGACAGTGGTGAGCTAGCGAAGCTCGACTCCGAGCTCAAGGCCGTTGCCGCCGAGCGTGAAGAACTTGAGATGGAATGGCTGGAGCTGGGGGAGAAGCTCGAAGGCTAG
- a CDS encoding MFS transporter — MGSAFRRSLALILLFVVVCLTALNLRSGIASVAPVLGQIQNFFGISSGQAGLLTALPGLCFAAMGLAAVPIARRAGLSRTLAGGTVALVAGLALRPWVSSFPLFVALTLCVVAGIALANVLLPAWIKQHGSGRTLVALMTTYTTMLGVSSALGPLSAVTQSTWQGALWIWCLPAVAQLVAWIVVLPQAGKDVAHGTIDEAGAQRPMFASPTAVAMLFFFGLQSTMAYVQMGWLPRMLVEKGVSENTASVSLAVIGVFNILGGVVMPWLISRLDRLAPVPVVLALCTCAGWGGVLVAADAAPLAWACLMGIGGMCFPLALALLTARTRSALTTARLSGFVQPGGYVLAGLVPLSVGVVRGATGNWTAVLIGLMVLSLCMLVAGLRATTRVYIDDELAA; from the coding sequence GTGGGCTCGGCGTTTCGGCGCTCGCTTGCGCTCATCCTCCTCTTTGTCGTTGTCTGTCTGACCGCACTGAACCTGCGTTCCGGTATCGCTTCGGTGGCACCGGTGCTGGGACAGATCCAGAATTTCTTTGGGATTAGTTCTGGGCAGGCAGGTTTGTTGACCGCGCTTCCTGGCCTGTGTTTTGCTGCCATGGGATTGGCGGCGGTTCCCATCGCGCGCCGCGCGGGGCTAAGCCGCACCTTGGCCGGCGGCACGGTGGCCTTGGTTGCGGGGCTCGCTCTCCGACCGTGGGTAAGTAGCTTTCCGCTCTTCGTGGCGCTTACTCTATGCGTCGTTGCCGGAATCGCGCTGGCGAACGTGCTGCTTCCCGCCTGGATCAAGCAGCATGGTTCGGGCCGCACACTGGTGGCGTTGATGACCACCTACACCACGATGTTGGGCGTGTCCAGCGCCCTTGGCCCGCTATCCGCGGTGACGCAAAGCACGTGGCAAGGTGCACTGTGGATCTGGTGCCTGCCGGCCGTCGCACAGCTGGTGGCCTGGATAGTGGTCCTTCCGCAGGCTGGCAAGGATGTCGCTCACGGCACGATTGACGAGGCAGGCGCGCAGCGCCCCATGTTCGCCTCGCCCACGGCGGTAGCCATGCTTTTCTTCTTTGGACTGCAGTCCACCATGGCCTATGTCCAGATGGGGTGGCTGCCGCGCATGCTGGTGGAGAAAGGGGTGAGTGAGAACACCGCCAGTGTGTCGCTCGCCGTCATCGGAGTCTTTAACATTCTCGGCGGCGTGGTCATGCCGTGGCTTATCTCGCGACTGGACCGTCTTGCCCCCGTGCCCGTGGTGCTGGCGCTATGCACCTGCGCCGGGTGGGGTGGGGTCCTCGTGGCCGCCGACGCCGCCCCGCTGGCTTGGGCTTGCCTCATGGGAATCGGTGGTATGTGTTTCCCGCTGGCGCTGGCATTGCTCACCGCACGCACACGAAGCGCGCTGACTACCGCGCGTCTCTCCGGTTTCGTGCAGCCGGGCGGCTACGTCCTGGCGGGCCTCGTGCCGCTGTCCGTGGGAGTGGTGCGCGGCGCCACCGGCAATTGGACCGCTGTGCTCATTGGTCTCATGGTGCTCAGCCTCTGCATGCTGGTGGCGGGTTTGCGCGCGACCACGCGGGTCTACATTGACGACGAGCTCGCTGCCTAG
- a CDS encoding resuscitation-promoting factor, protein MSPKKQIKRINNSRSLPLRMATGGVLGTLAVGGVVAVGAQKDITLDVNGETTELATFAGDVNAALEAAGVNVGGEDVVYPALSEQVSDGDSITVRTAKPVAVTIDGVEKQLSSTDLTVSDLLGGLDGIAPGAAITSGSKTVKEDETVTEGMNLEVTSPKIIKLSDGGSVSYASVAAKTVEDVLEARGITVGKDDRVSPALDTPVKAGTAITVDRVEISEEEKMEDFDAPANFVDDPELEEGTEEVREEGTPGSRTVTRKIVKVNGKEESNEIIKEDVRNEAVAAVIARGTKPKSTAPAVAEGSVWDALAQCEATGNWSINTGNGFSGGLQFTPSTWAAFGGTEYAPQAWQASREQQIAVAQKVQAAQGWGAWPACTSKLGLR, encoded by the coding sequence ATGTCCCCGAAGAAGCAGATCAAGCGAATCAATAACTCCCGCTCCTTGCCGCTGCGCATGGCCACCGGCGGTGTGCTCGGCACCCTTGCCGTGGGCGGTGTTGTTGCCGTTGGTGCCCAAAAGGACATCACGCTCGACGTCAACGGTGAGACCACCGAGCTAGCTACCTTCGCTGGCGATGTCAACGCTGCTCTCGAAGCTGCGGGCGTCAACGTCGGGGGAGAAGACGTTGTTTATCCCGCGCTGTCAGAGCAGGTTTCTGACGGTGATTCGATCACCGTTCGTACCGCTAAGCCGGTTGCGGTGACCATTGATGGTGTTGAGAAGCAGCTTTCCTCCACCGATCTCACGGTCTCTGACCTGTTGGGCGGCCTCGATGGTATCGCCCCGGGAGCAGCCATCACTTCCGGCTCCAAGACCGTGAAGGAGGATGAAACGGTGACTGAGGGCATGAACCTTGAGGTTACGTCCCCGAAGATCATCAAGCTTTCTGACGGCGGTTCCGTCTCCTACGCCAGCGTTGCAGCTAAAACCGTGGAAGACGTATTGGAAGCCCGTGGGATCACCGTGGGTAAGGATGACCGAGTATCCCCAGCACTGGATACCCCGGTTAAGGCCGGCACGGCCATCACTGTGGACCGCGTCGAGATTTCCGAGGAAGAAAAGATGGAAGACTTCGACGCCCCCGCCAACTTTGTCGATGATCCCGAGCTGGAAGAGGGAACCGAGGAAGTTCGCGAGGAAGGCACCCCTGGTTCCCGTACCGTGACCCGCAAGATTGTGAAGGTCAACGGTAAGGAAGAGTCCAACGAGATCATCAAGGAAGACGTCCGCAATGAGGCCGTCGCCGCAGTGATCGCGCGCGGCACCAAGCCCAAGTCCACCGCCCCGGCCGTTGCTGAGGGCTCCGTGTGGGATGCCCTCGCACAGTGTGAGGCCACCGGTAACTGGTCCATCAATACCGGCAACGGTTTCTCCGGTGGTCTGCAGTTCACCCCGTCGACCTGGGCTGCTTTTGGCGGCACCGAGTATGCTCCGCAGGCCTGGCAGGCCTCCCGCGAGCAGCAGATTGCGGTGGCCCAAAAGGTTCAGGCCGCGCAGGGCTGGGGCGCATGGCCCGCCTGCACCTCGAAGCTCGGCCTGCGCTAA
- the rsmA gene encoding 16S rRNA (adenine(1518)-N(6)/adenine(1519)-N(6))-dimethyltransferase RsmA, with product MTQPHLLGPVEIRELAAELDVTPTKKLGQNFLHDPNTIRRIVAAADLSPEDRVVEVGPGLGSLTLGLLGEVEHVTAVEIDPRLAGKLPDTVAARAADFADRLSVVEKDALTVEAGELGEPTALVANLPYNVAVPVLLHLLEVYPSIRRVLVMVQLEVAERLAAGPGSKVYGIPSVKASFYGPVRQAGTIGKNVFWPAPKIESGLVRIDCTRPFDEALRPRLFALIDAAFAQRRKTLRAALAGFYGSAAAAEEALRTADIDPRLRGEKLGVEDFVRLAEVS from the coding sequence ATGACACAACCCCACCTGCTGGGCCCGGTGGAGATCCGCGAGCTCGCTGCTGAGCTCGATGTGACGCCGACAAAGAAGCTGGGCCAGAACTTTCTCCATGACCCCAACACCATCCGGCGCATTGTTGCCGCTGCGGACCTGAGTCCGGAAGATCGCGTGGTGGAAGTCGGCCCTGGTCTGGGTTCGCTGACATTGGGACTGCTGGGGGAGGTGGAGCACGTCACGGCAGTGGAGATTGATCCGCGTTTGGCCGGCAAGCTCCCGGACACCGTGGCCGCGCGGGCAGCCGACTTTGCGGATCGCCTCAGCGTGGTGGAGAAGGATGCCCTTACCGTTGAGGCGGGGGAGCTGGGGGAGCCGACCGCCTTGGTGGCCAACCTGCCCTATAACGTGGCGGTGCCGGTGCTGCTCCACCTGTTGGAGGTCTACCCATCGATTCGCCGTGTCCTGGTCATGGTGCAGCTCGAGGTGGCGGAGCGCCTCGCCGCCGGACCGGGCAGCAAGGTTTATGGCATTCCTAGTGTGAAAGCATCCTTTTATGGCCCGGTCCGCCAGGCCGGGACAATTGGCAAGAACGTGTTTTGGCCGGCACCCAAGATCGAGTCAGGGCTGGTGCGTATCGACTGCACCCGCCCCTTCGACGAGGCACTACGTCCGCGTCTGTTCGCGCTGATCGACGCCGCCTTTGCCCAACGGCGCAAGACTCTTCGCGCCGCCTTAGCAGGCTTCTATGGTTCCGCCGCAGCAGCCGAGGAAGCGTTACGCACGGCGGACATCGATCCGCGCCTGCGCGGCGAGAAGCTAGGTGTGGAGGACTTCGTTAGATTGGCGGAAGTCTCATGA
- the metG gene encoding methionine--tRNA ligase, with protein MTETVVVNVAWPYANGPRHIGHVAGFGVPSDVFARFQRMRGNDVLMVSGTDEHGTPLLVQADKEGVTVRELADRYNRQIVTDLAGLGLSYDLFTRTTTRNHYAVVQELFKGLYENGYMIKETTQGAISPSTGRTLPDRYIEGTCPLCGADGARGDQCDNCGNQLDPVDLINPVSKINGETPKFIDTEHFLLDLPAVKDVLEEWLKTREDWRPNVLKFSLNLLEDMRPRTMTRDIDWGIPIPVEGWEDNGAKKLYVWFDAVIGYLSSSIEWAHRTGNPDAWKDYWQNPQARHYYFQGKDNITFHSQIWPAELLGYAGKGSKGGELHTYGELNLPTEIVSSEYLTMSGSKFSSSKGVVIYVKDFLAEFGPDALRYFIAVAGPENNDTDFTWDEFVRRINNELANGWGNLVNRTVSMAHKNFGEVPAPAALEQADKDILALAEETFTTAAEFLEQSKFKQAMTAIMHVVGEANAYVAAMEPWKLAKDETQRERLATVLWTALQVVSDCNVMLTPFLPFTAQKVHETLGRDGVWAAQPRIEDVVDDMPVELVGVNLPPENHPYPIITGDYSAQQAAWKRVDITPGTALQKPKPLVAKLDPELGETGPEWAPVQK; from the coding sequence ATGACTGAGACAGTTGTCGTTAATGTTGCTTGGCCCTATGCCAACGGACCCCGCCACATCGGACACGTGGCGGGTTTCGGCGTTCCTTCCGACGTGTTCGCCCGCTTCCAGCGAATGCGTGGCAACGACGTCCTCATGGTTTCCGGTACCGACGAGCACGGCACCCCGTTGCTGGTACAGGCGGACAAGGAAGGCGTGACGGTTCGTGAATTGGCGGATCGCTACAACCGTCAGATTGTCACCGACCTGGCTGGCCTCGGACTGTCTTATGATCTCTTTACCCGCACCACCACCCGCAACCACTACGCGGTGGTGCAGGAGCTGTTCAAGGGCCTGTACGAGAACGGCTACATGATTAAGGAGACCACTCAGGGCGCAATCTCGCCGTCCACAGGGCGCACTTTGCCCGACCGCTACATCGAGGGCACCTGCCCGCTGTGTGGCGCCGATGGCGCGCGCGGTGACCAGTGCGATAACTGCGGCAACCAACTCGATCCGGTGGATCTCATTAACCCGGTATCCAAGATCAACGGCGAAACCCCGAAGTTCATCGATACCGAGCACTTCCTGCTGGACCTTCCTGCGGTCAAGGATGTCCTCGAAGAGTGGCTGAAGACGCGCGAGGACTGGCGCCCCAATGTGCTCAAGTTCTCCCTCAACCTGTTGGAGGATATGCGCCCGCGCACCATGACCCGTGACATTGACTGGGGCATTCCCATTCCGGTCGAAGGCTGGGAGGACAATGGTGCGAAGAAGCTCTACGTGTGGTTCGACGCAGTTATTGGTTACCTGTCTTCTTCCATCGAGTGGGCACACCGCACCGGTAACCCGGATGCGTGGAAGGATTACTGGCAGAACCCGCAAGCCCGTCACTACTACTTCCAGGGCAAGGACAACATCACCTTCCACTCCCAGATCTGGCCAGCAGAGCTCTTGGGCTATGCGGGCAAGGGCTCCAAGGGTGGTGAGCTGCACACCTATGGTGAGCTCAACCTGCCGACGGAAATCGTGTCTTCGGAGTATCTGACCATGTCCGGTTCCAAGTTCTCCTCCTCCAAGGGCGTTGTTATCTACGTCAAGGACTTCCTTGCGGAGTTTGGCCCGGACGCACTGCGTTACTTCATCGCCGTGGCTGGCCCTGAGAATAACGACACCGACTTCACCTGGGACGAGTTCGTGCGCCGCATCAACAATGAGCTTGCTAACGGCTGGGGAAACCTGGTCAACCGCACCGTGTCGATGGCTCACAAGAACTTCGGCGAGGTCCCGGCCCCGGCCGCGCTGGAGCAGGCAGACAAGGACATCCTGGCACTGGCGGAGGAGACCTTCACCACCGCCGCGGAATTCCTCGAGCAGTCCAAGTTCAAGCAGGCCATGACCGCCATCATGCACGTCGTCGGCGAGGCCAATGCCTACGTCGCGGCGATGGAGCCATGGAAGCTGGCCAAGGATGAGACCCAGCGGGAGCGTCTGGCCACCGTGCTGTGGACCGCACTGCAGGTGGTCTCCGACTGCAACGTGATGCTGACCCCGTTCCTGCCTTTCACCGCACAGAAGGTGCACGAGACCCTGGGTCGTGACGGCGTCTGGGCCGCACAGCCGCGTATCGAGGACGTGGTGGATGATATGCCGGTCGAGCTCGTTGGCGTAAACCTCCCGCCGGAGAACCACCCGTACCCGATCATCACCGGTGACTACTCGGCGCAGCAGGCTGCGTGGAAGCGCGTCGACATTACTCCGGGCACTGCGCTGCAGAAGCCGAAGCCGTTGGTGGCAAAGCTCGATCCGGAGCTCGGTGAGACCGGCCCGGAGTGGGCCCCGGTTCAGAAGTAA
- a CDS encoding GNAT family N-acetyltransferase: MHVRPAELADAPAISAIYNAASAAKPATNLVTWQESVEDREKWLAQMEEEGFPVYVAVDDDEIVGWATYFQFVTPAIYYGTAEDSIYIAESARGKGVGSELMDTLMDHAKENDYVETMITYIVDTNESSIALHQKFGFVETGRMPNIHTKDGVRLGLVHLQRDFDRS, encoded by the coding sequence ATGCACGTTCGTCCCGCAGAGCTTGCCGACGCCCCCGCAATCTCCGCCATCTACAATGCCGCCTCCGCTGCGAAGCCGGCCACTAACCTCGTCACCTGGCAGGAGTCCGTAGAGGACCGCGAAAAGTGGCTCGCGCAGATGGAGGAGGAAGGTTTTCCCGTCTATGTGGCGGTGGACGACGATGAGATCGTTGGCTGGGCCACCTACTTCCAGTTTGTTACCCCGGCTATCTACTACGGCACTGCGGAGGATTCCATTTACATCGCGGAGTCTGCGCGCGGCAAGGGCGTGGGCAGCGAGCTCATGGACACGCTCATGGACCACGCGAAGGAGAATGACTACGTGGAGACGATGATTACCTATATCGTGGACACCAACGAGTCCTCCATTGCTCTACACCAGAAGTTTGGCTTCGTGGAAACCGGCCGCATGCCCAATATCCACACCAAGGACGGCGTGCGCCTCGGCTTGGTCCACTTGCAGCGCGACTTCGACCGCTCCTAA
- a CDS encoding 4-(cytidine 5'-diphospho)-2-C-methyl-D-erythritol kinase — MSKPVNESPQLWQARAHAKVNLHLGVGEARADGFHELATVFQSLDVHDRVNYRWGEGCAVEVTGNHAKGVPASTENLAWRAVELVAQNLMLPAAGTLTMEKNIPAAGGMAGGSADAAAALLLANQALSKEFGREPLSTERLYELAAELGSDVPFTLMGGTALGRGRGELLTPMLSRGRYIWAIITNAEGLSTPSVFRKLDELRAAGRGSTPHLDTEAVGQALVGGNPRELAAVMHNDLQPAALSLRPDLRKILETGEAAGALKGIVSGSGPTCAFLCEDEETAQEVVAQVCADNRGTRGLVTRGPATGATLV, encoded by the coding sequence ATGAGCAAACCAGTAAACGAGTCCCCGCAGCTCTGGCAGGCACGCGCCCACGCCAAGGTCAATCTGCATCTCGGTGTGGGGGAGGCTCGCGCGGATGGTTTCCACGAGCTGGCCACCGTGTTCCAGTCCCTCGATGTACACGATCGCGTGAACTACCGCTGGGGCGAAGGCTGCGCCGTGGAGGTCACTGGCAACCATGCGAAGGGCGTTCCGGCATCAACCGAGAACCTGGCATGGCGCGCGGTGGAGCTGGTGGCACAGAATCTGATGCTGCCGGCTGCTGGAACGCTCACGATGGAAAAGAACATCCCGGCCGCCGGCGGAATGGCGGGCGGCTCTGCCGATGCCGCCGCGGCCCTGTTGTTGGCCAACCAGGCTCTAAGCAAGGAGTTTGGCCGCGAGCCTCTCAGCACGGAAAGGCTCTATGAGCTCGCCGCGGAGCTCGGCTCCGACGTTCCTTTTACCCTCATGGGTGGCACGGCGTTGGGGCGCGGGCGCGGCGAACTCTTGACGCCGATGCTCTCGCGCGGGCGATATATCTGGGCAATCATCACCAATGCGGAGGGTTTGTCCACGCCCTCTGTCTTCCGAAAGCTGGATGAGCTGCGCGCTGCCGGACGCGGAAGCACCCCACACCTCGACACGGAAGCCGTGGGACAAGCGCTTGTAGGCGGCAATCCCCGCGAGCTCGCCGCGGTGATGCACAACGACCTCCAGCCGGCAGCCCTCTCGCTACGCCCAGACCTGCGCAAGATCCTCGAGACTGGTGAAGCTGCCGGTGCCCTCAAGGGAATTGTCTCCGGCTCGGGGCCCACCTGCGCCTTCCTCTGTGAAGACGAGGAGACTGCCCAGGAAGTGGTGGCTCAGGTCTGCGCCGATAACCGCGGTACTCGTGGATTGGTGACCCGCGGCCCTGCCACCGGCGCAACACTGGTCTAG
- a CDS encoding GNAT family N-acetyltransferase, whose product MIIREATDADVPAMTATLNWAIRETHFIFRSEPATVEERTEYLHQLRRDKCPCFAAFEDDGTYLGWALYRPYRDPKVWQGCYETTIYVDPTAHGRGVGTRLLDAVVQHAREAEQVHTLLALIVADNVASIKLHEKFGFATVGTLKEVSRKAGRWIDLTHLQLMV is encoded by the coding sequence ATGATTATCCGTGAAGCGACGGACGCCGACGTCCCCGCGATGACCGCCACGCTGAATTGGGCCATCCGGGAGACCCATTTCATCTTTCGCAGCGAACCCGCCACCGTGGAGGAACGCACCGAGTACCTGCATCAACTACGTCGCGACAAGTGTCCCTGTTTCGCGGCTTTCGAGGATGACGGCACGTATTTAGGCTGGGCACTCTACCGCCCCTACCGCGATCCGAAAGTGTGGCAGGGCTGCTACGAGACGACGATCTACGTTGATCCCACCGCCCACGGCCGCGGGGTAGGCACGCGCTTGCTCGATGCAGTCGTTCAGCATGCCCGCGAGGCGGAGCAGGTCCATACGCTGCTGGCACTCATCGTGGCGGACAACGTCGCATCCATCAAGTTGCATGAGAAGTTCGGCTTTGCCACTGTAGGAACGTTAAAAGAAGTCAGCCGCAAAGCTGGGCGCTGGATAGACCTCACCCACTTGCAACTCATGGTTTAA
- a CDS encoding TatD family hydrolase, which translates to MSKKKPRPTPVPAEGLSQLIDAHTHLASCRDADADLVERARAVGVERIVTVGDGLAEAEKALAAAQEFDNVYAACAIHPTKAHELDEAARVRLSEMAADPRCVAIGETGLDTYWIHHEPERTAPLEVQEEALRWHAELAAKVGKTLMIHNREADEELMRVLGECAEVPKVMLHCFSSPLDVAKEALERGYVLSFAGNVTFKRNEEMRQAAALAPAGQLLIETDAPYMTPEPFRGARNEPSLIGHTYRCVAQARGQEVEELAAEVAETFAQVFGV; encoded by the coding sequence ATGTCTAAGAAGAAGCCACGCCCCACGCCCGTTCCCGCCGAAGGTTTGAGCCAGCTTATCGACGCCCACACGCACCTCGCCTCCTGCCGCGACGCTGATGCCGACCTCGTCGAGCGCGCTCGTGCTGTTGGTGTTGAGCGCATCGTCACCGTGGGTGACGGCCTAGCGGAGGCAGAGAAGGCTTTGGCCGCGGCGCAGGAATTCGACAACGTGTATGCCGCGTGTGCGATTCACCCGACAAAGGCTCATGAACTCGATGAGGCCGCCCGTGTGCGCCTGAGCGAGATGGCAGCGGACCCACGCTGCGTGGCCATTGGTGAAACAGGCCTTGATACCTACTGGATTCACCACGAGCCGGAGCGCACTGCGCCGCTTGAAGTCCAAGAGGAAGCGCTACGCTGGCACGCTGAGTTGGCGGCGAAAGTGGGGAAGACGCTGATGATCCACAACCGTGAGGCCGATGAGGAGCTCATGCGGGTGCTGGGGGAGTGCGCGGAAGTGCCGAAGGTGATGCTGCACTGTTTCTCTTCACCACTTGATGTGGCCAAAGAAGCCCTTGAGCGCGGTTATGTTCTTTCCTTCGCTGGCAACGTGACGTTCAAGCGCAACGAAGAGATGCGCCAGGCCGCAGCGCTTGCTCCGGCCGGCCAACTGCTCATTGAGACGGATGCGCCGTACATGACACCGGAGCCTTTCCGCGGTGCGCGCAACGAACCTTCCCTGATTGGGCATACCTATCGCTGCGTGGCGCAGGCACGTGGTCAGGAAGTAGAGGAATTGGCAGCGGAGGTAGCTGAGACCTTCGCGCAGGTCTTTGGAGTGTGA